A genomic segment from Pseudalkalibacillus berkeleyi encodes:
- a CDS encoding secondary thiamine-phosphate synthase enzyme YjbQ — protein sequence MLYKQSIQTNHRDEMLDITSHVKESIRKSGVPNGVAYVYCAHTTAGITINENADPDVKHDMLMKLDEVYPWNHVKYKHAEGNSASHLKASTVGSSQVLIIENGDVILGTWQGVYFCEFDGPRTRNYYVKVLEG from the coding sequence TGAAATGCTCGACATCACTTCGCATGTGAAGGAGTCAATAAGAAAGAGTGGAGTGCCAAATGGCGTTGCTTATGTATATTGTGCACATACGACAGCTGGCATTACGATTAATGAAAATGCAGATCCTGATGTAAAGCATGACATGTTGATGAAACTTGACGAAGTCTATCCTTGGAATCATGTGAAATATAAGCATGCCGAAGGAAATTCTGCCTCACATTTGAAGGCAAGTACAGTTGGAAGCTCCCAAGTCTTGATCATTGAAAACGGAGACGTGATTCTCGGCACTTGGCAAGGGGTCTACTTCTGTGAGTTTGATGGTCCGAGAACAAGGAACTATTATGTAAAAGTACTTGAAGGATGA